From a single Nematostella vectensis chromosome 3, jaNemVect1.1, whole genome shotgun sequence genomic region:
- the LOC116618406 gene encoding PI-actitoxin-Avd5a-like has product MKISLAVVLIFGCLLIDFAAGRPKCDDSPTLCTLQYDPVCGSDGKTYGNMCFLKAAIKCNPDLYMKHKGACPEPNMG; this is encoded by the exons ATGAAGATTTCTCTGGCTGTGGTACTTATTTTTGGTTGTCTCCTTATCGACTTTGCAGCAG GAAGGCCGAAGTGCGATGACAGCCCGACACTGTGCACATTGCAGTATGACCCAGTCTGTGGCTCCGATGGCAAAACCTACGGCAATATGTGCTTTCTGAAGGCCGCCATAAAGTGCAACCCAGATCTCTACATGAAGCATAAGGGTGCATGCCCCGAACCAAACATGGGATGA